In Trichocoleus desertorum NBK24, the following are encoded in one genomic region:
- a CDS encoding zinc ribbon domain-containing protein — MAYIGNLSSTDQLQVENIGVQTAIALTTSSAGQQQSQGTSLTTGNWVVPPTLFRTATGWILRIEAAQEQFFVQLAAGQMNLLSAPPTLLGAEILPLQPVTVTSASTAAASSMPPMSSLPPMSPLSPMPPMQMGDMQMQLEPMQMRMGNMQMQIGTPPSIPAPETTQRFCSQCGKAVSFSDRFCAQCGHQLTSQ, encoded by the coding sequence ATGGCTTATATTGGCAACCTCAGCAGCACGGATCAGCTCCAGGTGGAAAATATAGGAGTTCAGACTGCGATCGCCTTAACCACCTCCAGCGCTGGTCAGCAGCAAAGTCAGGGGACTAGCCTCACGACCGGGAATTGGGTAGTACCACCCACATTGTTCCGGACTGCAACCGGATGGATTCTGCGAATTGAGGCAGCTCAAGAGCAATTTTTTGTGCAATTGGCAGCAGGTCAGATGAATTTGCTGTCTGCGCCGCCAACCCTGCTAGGGGCGGAGATTTTGCCGCTGCAACCCGTGACCGTAACGAGTGCCAGTACCGCCGCTGCATCATCCATGCCACCAATGTCGTCGTTGCCACCGATGTCTCCGCTGTCCCCCATGCCGCCCATGCAGATGGGAGATATGCAGATGCAGCTAGAACCCATGCAGATGCGAATGGGCAATATGCAAATGCAGATTGGCACCCCTCCCTCTATTCCAGCGCCCGAAACAACCCAGCGCTTCTGTTCCCAATGCGGCAAAGCTGTTAGTTTCAGCGATCGCTTTTGTGCTCAATGTGGTCATCAACTTACATCCCAGTAA
- a CDS encoding TrkA family potassium uptake protein, which produces MNPDNFFNSQTTIELRYRRIQAELIGGAIALAGVFLTGTVWYHWIEGWRWPDAAYMTVITLSTVGFMEVNELGDRGRLFTIVLILMGVVAIGYIVNRFIEALIQGYFQAGLRLQQRRRIMESLSQHYILCGFGRTGRQIAQEFQAEEIPFITIDSDLNQVHEAQQLGYNAIQGDATLDEVLIGVGIEQAVCLVAALPSDAENLYTVLSAKTLNPQVRAIARASTEEAMKKLQRGGADAVVSPYITGGKRMAAAALRPQVMDFVDGILTGTDRAFYMEECLLEPGTCPYVGQTLREARLRGQTGALVLAIRRADGSLIAGPTADTTLMSGDVLISIGTAEQLRELNQVLGPIRHRVPRLPKHT; this is translated from the coding sequence GTGAATCCCGACAACTTCTTTAACTCTCAAACCACCATTGAGCTAAGATATCGGCGCATCCAAGCTGAACTGATTGGCGGCGCGATCGCTCTGGCTGGAGTGTTTCTGACGGGTACGGTTTGGTATCACTGGATCGAGGGGTGGCGCTGGCCCGATGCCGCCTATATGACCGTGATTACTCTCTCCACGGTCGGCTTCATGGAAGTCAACGAGTTGGGCGATCGCGGACGGTTATTCACGATCGTCCTGATCTTGATGGGAGTAGTGGCGATCGGCTATATCGTCAATCGGTTCATCGAAGCATTAATTCAAGGATACTTTCAAGCAGGACTGCGGCTACAGCAGCGACGACGCATCATGGAATCACTCTCGCAACACTATATTCTTTGCGGATTTGGGCGTACAGGCCGTCAGATTGCCCAAGAGTTTCAGGCGGAAGAAATTCCCTTCATTACCATCGACTCTGACCTAAACCAAGTTCACGAAGCGCAACAGCTAGGCTATAACGCAATTCAAGGAGACGCCACGCTCGACGAGGTGCTAATTGGTGTGGGGATTGAGCAAGCAGTTTGCCTCGTTGCCGCTTTGCCATCCGATGCCGAAAATCTCTACACAGTGCTTTCAGCCAAAACTCTGAATCCCCAAGTCCGAGCGATCGCCAGAGCCAGTACCGAAGAAGCGATGAAAAAGCTGCAACGTGGTGGCGCAGATGCCGTCGTGTCTCCCTACATCACCGGGGGGAAACGTATGGCAGCCGCAGCTCTCAGGCCGCAAGTGATGGATTTTGTCGATGGCATTTTGACCGGGACAGACCGAGCATTCTACATGGAAGAGTGCTTGCTGGAGCCAGGAACCTGCCCCTATGTCGGCCAAACCTTACGGGAAGCTCGTCTGCGCGGGCAGACGGGAGCCTTAGTGTTAGCAATTCGCCGCGCCGATGGGAGCTTAATTGCGGGTCCCACTGCCGACACCACTTTGATGAGTGGGGATGTGCTTATTTCTATAGGAACCGCTGAGCAACTGCGCGAACTCAATCAAGTCCTGGGGCCAATTCGCCATCGCGTACCCCGTCTCCCCAAGCATACTTAA
- a CDS encoding TrkA family potassium uptake protein → MYVLIGGAGLIGLNLAQRLVDLGHTVAVIDIDPVACRYAREQVGVMAFEGSAVSTEVLLEAGIRKADALTAVLRDDALNLAMATLGKHYGVPQIMVRMRHRDFGEPYRIAGATHVINAIELAVSTMVNAIEYPEVESIMHFEQGQIEVLKLAIPNQCHVVGRSVAEVAQDQRFPTGSLIIGYQPHPQMALTIPNGSTVLEPGSTILIATKPGALHEVIDFVQGCT, encoded by the coding sequence ATGTACGTACTCATTGGGGGAGCAGGGCTGATTGGACTCAACTTAGCCCAGAGATTAGTCGATTTAGGACATACGGTAGCCGTAATTGATATTGACCCGGTTGCTTGTCGCTACGCCCGCGAGCAAGTGGGAGTCATGGCTTTCGAGGGCAGTGCTGTCAGTACAGAAGTTTTACTGGAAGCGGGGATTCGCAAAGCCGATGCCTTAACTGCGGTTTTACGAGATGATGCTCTGAATTTGGCAATGGCGACTTTAGGTAAGCACTATGGAGTGCCGCAGATCATGGTGCGGATGCGACATCGAGATTTTGGCGAGCCTTACCGAATTGCGGGTGCGACTCATGTGATTAATGCGATCGAACTCGCGGTCTCGACAATGGTGAATGCGATCGAGTATCCCGAAGTGGAGTCGATCATGCACTTTGAGCAAGGCCAGATTGAAGTGTTGAAGCTGGCAATTCCTAACCAATGTCATGTGGTGGGGCGCAGCGTAGCGGAAGTCGCGCAAGATCAACGTTTTCCCACTGGATCTCTGATTATTGGCTATCAGCCCCACCCTCAGATGGCCCTAACTATTCCCAATGGCAGCACAGTTCTAGAACCCGGTTCAACCATTCTGATTGCTACCAAACCAGGGGCGTTGCATGAAGTGATTGACTTTGTGCAAGGTTGTACTTGA
- a CDS encoding sodium:proton antiporter, translated as MPHQSCRLQLPMSQTMHLSQLTGFFGNVPLLLISSNQGQVAALVPTLIILLLVATVVALLSRRFRIPYVTGLVLAGLAIAEFLPSRIGLDSSLILNLFLPILLFEAAINTDISRLRSMLKPIVLLAGPGVAIASGVTAIILKFGLELAWIPALLVGVILAITDTVSVIAVFKEVPVPGRLSTIVEGESLFNDGVALVLFSLILQVYETGSLTVGEGIQELIVVIIGGSLVGAALGYLSTGLFVRSDDPLSSILLTVAVALGAFQLSQLIAVSGVVAVVVAGLILGNLGLSRGVSASSRITLLSFWDYAGFGVNTFIFLLIGLEIDLPTLWRTLPAVLLGVLAYQVGRSLCVYPLLAIVGRFDRAVPLRWQHVLFLGNIKGSLSMALALSLPASLPGRGELIILVFGAVLISLVVQGLGLPWVVRQLQLSPISHAGQQVEELQAQLIAAKAAQDELDGLLKTGVLPRSIFEEMRSAYQVQVVSAEKNLRDLFNRRTDPAVVGHGSAETFGDRIKLDAIRRRLLLVEKGALNDALRKRILSPEIVRSRLHQIDEQLLKLEDD; from the coding sequence TTGCCCCATCAATCTTGTCGTCTGCAACTACCCATGTCCCAAACCATGCACTTGAGCCAACTGACTGGATTTTTTGGAAACGTACCGTTATTGCTGATCAGTTCCAATCAAGGGCAAGTTGCAGCCTTAGTACCCACGCTGATTATTCTTTTGCTTGTCGCTACGGTCGTTGCTTTGTTGTCACGGCGATTTCGGATTCCTTATGTGACTGGGTTGGTGTTGGCAGGACTCGCGATCGCTGAATTCTTACCCAGCCGCATCGGTCTAGATTCCTCTCTGATTCTGAATTTGTTTCTGCCCATTTTGTTGTTTGAAGCGGCAATCAACACTGACATCAGTCGTCTCCGCAGCATGCTGAAGCCAATTGTGTTACTGGCTGGGCCTGGGGTGGCGATCGCGTCGGGGGTGACCGCCATTATCCTCAAATTTGGTTTGGAACTTGCCTGGATTCCAGCGCTCTTGGTCGGCGTAATTCTAGCGATTACAGATACGGTTTCAGTCATTGCTGTGTTTAAGGAAGTCCCAGTTCCAGGGAGACTGTCCACCATCGTAGAAGGCGAGAGCTTATTTAATGACGGGGTAGCCCTAGTTTTATTCAGCTTGATTTTGCAGGTTTACGAAACAGGATCGCTCACTGTGGGCGAGGGTATCCAAGAACTGATCGTGGTGATTATCGGTGGCTCTTTAGTCGGAGCTGCTTTAGGGTACTTAAGCACAGGGCTGTTTGTACGCTCGGATGACCCACTCAGTAGCATTCTGCTCACCGTAGCCGTGGCGCTCGGAGCCTTTCAGCTTTCCCAACTGATTGCCGTCTCTGGGGTGGTAGCGGTCGTCGTGGCGGGGCTAATTCTCGGCAACTTAGGCTTGTCGCGAGGGGTGTCTGCTTCCAGCCGCATCACGCTATTGAGTTTCTGGGATTATGCGGGGTTTGGAGTTAATACGTTTATCTTTTTGCTGATTGGCTTAGAAATCGATCTGCCAACGCTATGGCGTACCTTGCCTGCGGTGTTGCTGGGAGTTTTGGCCTACCAAGTGGGGCGATCGCTCTGTGTGTATCCCTTGTTAGCCATTGTGGGCAGGTTCGATCGCGCTGTGCCGTTGCGGTGGCAGCATGTCCTGTTTCTCGGCAACATCAAAGGGTCGCTATCAATGGCCTTAGCACTCAGTTTGCCCGCCAGCTTACCCGGACGGGGCGAATTAATTATCTTGGTCTTTGGAGCGGTACTGATTTCATTGGTGGTGCAAGGCTTGGGCTTGCCTTGGGTGGTTCGGCAGTTGCAACTGTCTCCCATCTCCCATGCAGGCCAGCAAGTAGAGGAGTTACAGGCACAACTCATTGCCGCCAAAGCCGCTCAAGATGAATTAGATGGTTTGCTGAAAACGGGAGTATTACCTCGCTCGATTTTTGAAGAAATGCGCTCTGCTTACCAGGTGCAGGTAGTTTCGGCGGAGAAAAACTTACGCGACTTGTTCAACCGTCGCACTGATCCAGCAGTCGTAGGGCATGGCTCGGCAGAAACGTTTGGCGATCGCATCAAGCTCGACGCGATTCGTAGACGCTTACTCTTAGTCGAGAAAGGAGCCTTGAATGATGCGTTGCGGAAACGGATTCTGTCTCCGGAGATCGTGCGATCGCGTCTGCATCAAATTGATGAACAACTTCTAAAGCTAGAAGACGATTAA
- a CDS encoding aspartate aminotransferase family protein: MSPETLVPNLPVEPSATTFSAAEFDEYVMTTYGRFPLALERGLGCRVWDTEGREYLDFVAGIATCTLGHAHPALVAAVTQQIQTLHHVSNLYYIPQQGELAKWLVEHSCADRAFFCNSGAEANEGAIKLARKYAHTVLNISDPVIITAHASFHGRTLAAITATGQPKYQKNFNPLVPGFHYVPYNDLAALEAAIAELDSQERRVAAILLEPLQGEGGVNPGDVAYFQRIREICDQTGILLMLDEVQVGMGRSGKLWGYENLGIEPDVFTSAKGLGGGIPIGALLCKSFCDVFEAGDHASTFGGNPFVCGVALSVCRTLEQENLLANAQARGEQLRTGLEAIAQRYPTLLTEVRGWGLINGLVLQPEVSLTAGDIVKAAMAEGLLLVPAGPKVLRWVPPLIVSEAEVDLALQAVERAIAKLAV, from the coding sequence GTGAGCCCAGAAACGCTAGTTCCGAATCTTCCTGTAGAGCCCTCAGCGACTACTTTTAGTGCGGCTGAGTTTGATGAATATGTCATGACCACCTACGGTCGTTTTCCCTTGGCACTAGAGCGAGGATTAGGTTGCCGCGTTTGGGACACAGAAGGCCGAGAGTATCTAGACTTTGTGGCGGGAATTGCTACCTGCACGCTGGGTCATGCTCATCCTGCTTTGGTAGCCGCTGTGACGCAGCAAATCCAAACGTTGCACCATGTCTCGAACCTCTATTACATTCCGCAGCAAGGTGAATTGGCGAAGTGGTTGGTGGAGCATTCCTGTGCCGATCGCGCCTTTTTCTGTAACTCTGGGGCGGAAGCCAATGAAGGAGCGATCAAGTTAGCTCGAAAGTATGCCCACACCGTTCTAAATATTAGTGATCCGGTGATCATCACCGCTCATGCCAGCTTCCACGGGCGTACCTTAGCAGCGATCACAGCCACAGGTCAGCCCAAATATCAGAAGAATTTTAACCCGTTGGTACCAGGGTTTCACTATGTGCCCTACAACGACTTGGCTGCACTAGAAGCGGCGATCGCGGAGTTAGACAGTCAAGAACGGCGCGTGGCAGCAATTCTACTGGAGCCGTTGCAAGGTGAAGGCGGCGTAAATCCTGGTGATGTCGCTTATTTCCAGCGAATTCGCGAAATTTGCGACCAGACAGGCATTTTATTGATGCTGGATGAAGTGCAAGTAGGCATGGGCCGCTCTGGGAAGCTCTGGGGCTATGAGAACCTGGGAATTGAACCGGATGTCTTTACGTCTGCCAAGGGTTTGGGTGGCGGTATCCCGATTGGAGCGCTGCTGTGCAAGTCTTTCTGTGATGTGTTTGAAGCAGGGGATCATGCCAGCACCTTTGGTGGCAATCCCTTTGTTTGTGGGGTAGCGTTGAGTGTCTGCCGCACCCTAGAGCAGGAGAACTTGCTGGCGAATGCTCAAGCGAGAGGGGAGCAGTTACGGACTGGGTTAGAGGCGATCGCTCAGCGTTATCCGACCTTGCTCACTGAGGTGCGGGGTTGGGGGTTGATTAATGGTTTGGTGTTGCAGCCAGAGGTTAGCTTAACTGCTGGGGATATTGTGAAGGCGGCGATGGCGGAGGGGTTGTTGTTGGTTCCGGCGGGGCCTAAGGTGTTGCGGTGGGTGCCACCGTTGATTGTGAGTGAGGCGGAGGTGGATTTGGCTTTGCAGGCAGTAGAGCGGGCGATCGCGAAGTTGGCGGTTTAG
- the cax gene encoding calcium/proton exchanger, translating to MVKKLFSLGLLVFIPISIAAEQLHWGSLAVFITSAIAIVPLAIWLSTATEEVAVITGPSIGGLLNAVFGNATELIIALVALRAGLIDIVKASITGTIISNLLLVMGLSMFLGGLRYKEQDFQPIVARVNGSSMTLAVTALVLPAVVLYTSDGVEPKAMTNLSLTVAAVLIIVYGLTLLFSLKTHSYLYEVGLSDLEESTAAQPSHSEATTHKPSLPLWIGVLIIATLGVAFESELFVGVVEEATAGLGLTPLFTGVILLPLVGGAAEYVTAVRVAIKNNMDLSVSVAMGSSLLVALLVAPILVLVGQFIGQPMDLSFNPFEIVAVAIAVVVANLISLDGRSNWLEGALLLATYTVLGAAFYFHPA from the coding sequence ATGGTAAAAAAACTGTTTTCGCTTGGTCTATTAGTCTTTATCCCTATTTCCATTGCGGCAGAACAACTGCACTGGGGATCACTGGCCGTCTTTATCACCTCAGCGATCGCGATCGTTCCCTTGGCAATTTGGTTGAGTACAGCCACCGAAGAAGTCGCTGTCATTACTGGCCCCTCCATCGGTGGGTTATTAAACGCCGTTTTTGGCAACGCCACCGAGTTGATTATTGCCTTGGTTGCACTTCGGGCAGGTCTAATTGATATTGTCAAAGCCAGCATCACAGGAACCATCATCAGTAACCTACTTTTGGTAATGGGCCTGTCGATGTTTTTGGGTGGTTTGCGCTACAAAGAGCAAGACTTTCAACCGATTGTGGCGCGAGTAAATGGTTCCTCCATGACCCTGGCAGTGACCGCACTCGTCTTACCTGCGGTCGTGCTCTACACCTCGGATGGCGTTGAACCAAAGGCGATGACCAACCTTTCCCTCACCGTTGCCGCAGTTCTGATCATCGTTTACGGTTTAACTTTGTTGTTTTCGCTTAAAACTCATAGTTATCTCTATGAAGTCGGGCTATCGGATTTAGAAGAATCAACCGCCGCCCAACCTTCGCACTCCGAGGCAACTACACACAAACCCAGCCTACCGCTCTGGATTGGAGTCCTGATCATAGCCACGCTGGGAGTCGCCTTCGAGTCAGAATTGTTTGTCGGCGTCGTCGAGGAAGCTACCGCAGGCTTAGGACTCACCCCCCTATTCACTGGCGTTATTCTGCTACCCCTAGTGGGTGGTGCCGCAGAATATGTGACCGCCGTTCGCGTTGCCATCAAAAACAACATGGACCTGTCCGTCTCCGTAGCAATGGGGTCCAGCCTCCTAGTCGCCCTCCTAGTCGCCCCCATCCTAGTTTTAGTCGGTCAGTTCATTGGTCAACCCATGGACCTCAGTTTCAACCCCTTTGAGATCGTCGCCGTCGCGATCGCTGTCGTTGTCGCCAACCTAATCAGCCTAGACGGACGATCCAACTGGCTAGAAGGCGCACTACTTTTAGCAACCTACACAGTCCTAGGGGCAGCGTTTTACTTTCATCCAGCGTAG
- a CDS encoding carbohydrate ABC transporter permease — protein MQKLISKDGAFRQQLTPYLFLLPALIVLSLTVFWPALQAFYLSFTRFEYDLTQPPQWAGFSNLQRLWTDPVFWQTLRNTVLYLVCVVPILVVAPLGLAILVNQKLRGIRWFRVAFYTPVVISMVVAGIAWRWLYADNGLLNQFLKALGMTEGIPWLTSPRFALFSVMAVTIWKGLGYYMVIYLAGLQSIPADLYEAAAIDGSDGIKKHWDITVPLMQPYLFLVAVISSISATKVFEEIYIMTQGGPRNSSKTIVYYLYEQAFQNLEMSYACTIGLVLFLIILSLSIVRLWIGGQESAVS, from the coding sequence ATGCAGAAATTAATTTCTAAAGACGGTGCTTTCAGACAACAGCTAACTCCCTACTTATTTCTGTTGCCAGCGCTGATTGTTCTGAGCTTGACCGTTTTTTGGCCTGCTCTACAGGCGTTTTATCTTAGTTTTACCCGCTTTGAATATGACCTGACCCAACCGCCGCAATGGGCAGGATTCAGCAATCTCCAGCGCCTCTGGACTGATCCTGTATTTTGGCAAACTCTACGCAACACGGTGCTTTATCTAGTTTGTGTCGTACCGATTTTAGTCGTAGCACCACTGGGCTTAGCCATCTTAGTCAACCAAAAGCTGCGCGGCATTCGTTGGTTTCGGGTGGCATTCTACACACCTGTCGTAATCTCAATGGTGGTGGCTGGGATTGCTTGGCGCTGGCTCTACGCCGACAACGGTCTGCTAAATCAATTTCTCAAGGCGTTGGGGATGACGGAAGGGATTCCTTGGTTGACTAGTCCTCGGTTTGCCCTGTTCAGTGTCATGGCAGTCACGATTTGGAAGGGCTTGGGCTACTACATGGTGATTTATCTGGCAGGGCTACAATCGATTCCGGCAGATTTATATGAAGCCGCAGCGATCGATGGCTCCGATGGTATTAAGAAGCATTGGGACATCACCGTTCCCTTGATGCAGCCCTACTTGTTTCTTGTGGCGGTGATCTCCTCTATTTCTGCCACCAAAGTCTTTGAGGAAATTTACATCATGACCCAAGGTGGCCCGCGCAATAGCTCTAAGACGATTGTGTACTACCTCTACGAGCAGGCTTTTCAAAACTTAGAGATGAGTTATGCCTGCACGATTGGCCTAGTGCTGTTTCTAATTATTCTGAGCTTATCCATTGTGCGCTTGTGGATTGGCGGTCAAGAATCAGCGGTAAGCTGA
- a CDS encoding DUF2834 domain-containing protein, whose product MIRKILLWWIWAGFVVYTIRLAPLDQPDTWAIARKLLTLQWADLNTYLVVIFWLMGVWPMIYACLMFADGRMQSIPAWPYFLGSNGTGVLCLLPYLGLRQPNQDFSGPKDNWLQMLDSRLMGIGLTVCAIALITYALIVGDWTDFVQQWQTRSFVHLISIDFCLMCLIFPISTLLNDDMARRGLHNPPLFWLAALLPLFGPLIYLCLRPPLPEVALTTSPPTPTTSGIV is encoded by the coding sequence ATGATCAGAAAAATATTGCTGTGGTGGATTTGGGCAGGGTTTGTCGTATACACCATCCGCTTAGCACCGCTCGATCAACCCGATACTTGGGCGATCGCCCGCAAGTTGCTCACCCTCCAGTGGGCAGACTTGAATACTTATCTTGTGGTGATCTTCTGGCTGATGGGAGTGTGGCCGATGATCTATGCCTGCTTGATGTTTGCAGATGGGCGGATGCAATCGATTCCAGCGTGGCCTTACTTTCTCGGCTCCAACGGGACAGGAGTGTTGTGTTTGTTGCCTTACTTAGGGTTACGGCAACCCAATCAAGACTTTTCTGGACCTAAAGACAATTGGTTGCAAATGTTAGATTCCCGCTTGATGGGGATTGGCTTAACGGTTTGCGCGATCGCTTTGATTACCTATGCCTTGATAGTGGGAGATTGGACAGACTTCGTGCAGCAGTGGCAAACCAGGTCTTTTGTGCATTTGATCAGCATCGACTTTTGCCTAATGTGCCTGATCTTTCCCATATCGACCTTGTTAAACGATGACATGGCCCGACGGGGTCTGCATAACCCACCACTTTTTTGGCTAGCCGCTCTACTTCCTCTGTTTGGGCCGCTGATCTACCTCTGTCTGCGACCGCCTCTGCCAGAAGTAGCTTTAACCACATCGCCTCCTACACCAACAACCTCAGGCATCGTTTAG
- the cutA gene encoding divalent-cation tolerance protein CutA has translation MEPETTQRYGVVFVTATSQAEVEAIAEALITAKLAACVSFTPIHSVYTWQGQVHKDQEWQLLIKTDLTKFAALVAKVQEVHSYDVPEIIALPIVAGSPSYLQWIGEQVGEELTS, from the coding sequence ATGGAGCCAGAAACTACCCAGCGCTACGGAGTTGTTTTCGTGACAGCGACCTCCCAAGCAGAAGTCGAGGCGATCGCAGAAGCCTTGATTACAGCGAAGCTAGCAGCTTGTGTCAGTTTCACCCCGATTCATTCGGTTTACACCTGGCAAGGGCAGGTTCACAAAGACCAAGAATGGCAGCTTTTAATCAAAACCGATTTAACAAAATTTGCAGCTTTGGTCGCTAAAGTGCAGGAAGTACATTCCTACGATGTGCCGGAAATTATTGCTTTGCCTATCGTGGCAGGTTCACCTTCTTATCTACAGTGGATAGGCGAGCAGGTGGGAGAAGAGCTTACGAGTTGA
- a CDS encoding inorganic phosphate transporter, with the protein MLNQASLPLVLTSLLALYLAWNLGANDVANAMGTSVGSQAVTLRQALVIAGILEFTGAVLFGHEVAGTLATGVVNPELFATRPQVLVAGMVAVLISCGLWLQIATSLSLPVSSSHAVVGALAGFGWVAVGSQAVDWQAIGLISLTWVITPLISGAIAACFYSLVKRWILDQADPIRCLDEWIPWLSVALFSVFGVIVLPSLSQPIQQFLVFRLGITLPQHDIPLLIGAIATTGLTWVNWQQLAGRVQLEDATRQVERQIGQFQVLSACFVAFAHGSNDVGNAVAPLAAIAYIQQTGLVPTQNFSVPLWILVIGGVGIVAGLAVLGKKVIATIGEGITALQPSGGFCAELATAATVLLASRLGLPVSTSHALVGGVVGVGLVKSWRSIKFATLREIGLAWLVTIPVAAALSALIFASIRFFWL; encoded by the coding sequence ATGCTGAATCAAGCATCTCTGCCACTGGTACTGACGAGTTTACTAGCCCTCTATTTAGCCTGGAACTTGGGAGCCAACGATGTAGCCAATGCGATGGGCACCTCGGTTGGTTCCCAAGCCGTCACCTTGCGGCAAGCACTGGTGATTGCAGGCATTTTGGAGTTTACGGGCGCGGTTTTATTTGGGCATGAGGTAGCTGGGACGCTGGCGACTGGAGTCGTCAACCCAGAGTTGTTTGCCACTAGGCCACAAGTACTAGTCGCGGGTATGGTTGCGGTTTTAATCAGTTGTGGTCTGTGGCTGCAAATCGCGACCAGCTTAAGTTTGCCTGTATCTTCCTCCCATGCAGTGGTCGGTGCTTTAGCAGGGTTTGGTTGGGTTGCCGTTGGGTCACAAGCAGTCGATTGGCAGGCCATTGGCCTAATTTCTTTGACCTGGGTGATTACACCCTTGATTAGCGGGGCGATCGCGGCCTGCTTCTACAGCTTGGTCAAGCGTTGGATTTTGGATCAAGCCGATCCGATTCGATGTTTGGATGAATGGATTCCTTGGCTGAGTGTGGCGCTATTCAGCGTGTTTGGGGTGATTGTTTTACCATCCCTGAGCCAGCCAATTCAGCAGTTTTTAGTGTTTCGCCTCGGTATTACCTTGCCCCAGCACGATATTCCCTTGCTGATCGGAGCGATCGCCACAACGGGATTAACCTGGGTGAACTGGCAACAACTGGCAGGGCGGGTACAACTAGAGGATGCGACGAGGCAGGTAGAGCGGCAAATTGGGCAATTTCAAGTGCTCAGTGCTTGCTTTGTGGCGTTTGCTCATGGCTCTAATGATGTGGGGAATGCCGTTGCTCCCTTGGCTGCGATCGCCTACATTCAGCAAACAGGTTTAGTGCCGACCCAAAATTTCAGTGTTCCTCTATGGATTTTGGTGATTGGTGGGGTTGGCATTGTGGCGGGTTTGGCGGTTTTGGGCAAAAAGGTGATCGCGACGATTGGGGAAGGCATCACCGCCCTGCAACCCAGTGGAGGATTCTGTGCTGAGTTAGCCACCGCTGCCACCGTTCTGCTGGCTTCGCGCTTAGGTCTACCCGTTTCCACCTCTCATGCGCTAGTAGGTGGCGTAGTAGGCGTGGGATTGGTGAAAAGTTGGCGTTCCATCAAGTTTGCCACCCTCCGAGAGATCGGCTTGGCTTGGTTGGTAACTATTCCCGTTGCTGCTGCCTTATCAGCCTTAATTTTTGCCAGTATTCGATTCTTCTGGCTGTAA